Genomic segment of Nitrospira sp.:
TAGCGGGTAGGCGATCATCGACAACGCCAGAACGTTGCTGAACACCGTCTTCCACACTCTCAAGAATAACTGGGTGTTCGAAGATTTCCCCAATTTCAATCTTTTTCCTTGCAACCAATCATAGGAGACCATCATGTCAACCGTTATTGGTACCCCTTCTAATGACACTCTTTGGGGAACTTCCGGAAACGACTTGATATTTGGAAATGGAGGAGATGACATCCTCAGGGGGCTAGATGGCAACGACCTCCTAGATGGGGGAATAGGGAATGACATCATGGATGGCGGGTTTGGTAACGACACCTACGTGGTCAACCAGGTTGGAGATGTCGTCATCGATCAAGACGCACACATTGGTGCCGGCGGGGGGACAGATACGGTCAGGAGCAGCATCGCCTATACCTTGGGCGGAACCATTGAAAACCTCCACCTGACTGGCACGGCGGCCATCAACGGCACGGGCAACGCGAAGGACAATGTCCTTTCCGGCAATGTTGCTAATAACGTGCTGCGTGGCCTGGGTGGCAACGACACTCTCTACGGTTGGAGCGGCGACACCCTCATCGGTGGTGCTGGGAACGATATCTATTGGAACGAGTATGGGTTAGCGCGGCTAGTTGAAGATTCCGAAGATCCAACGATTGGTGGGCAAGATCTTGTGTTCTCATTAGTGAGCACGACCCTAGGCGCCGGATTGGATAACCTCACCTTACTTTCCTTCATTGAGACAGGTCCTGATCCTATGATTAACGGTACAGGCAATGCGCTTAACAATATCATCACCGGAAATGATGCCACCAACATCCTGTCGGGTCTGGATAGCAATGATACCCTCAAGGGGGTGGGTGGCAACGATACGCTGAATGGCGGCAATGGCAATGACCGCCTAGACGGGGGAACCGGGGCCGACACGATGAAAGGTGGGTTCGGTAACGACACGTATGTAGTGGACAATGCTGGGGATGTCGTCAATGATCCGAACCAGCTGCTCCCGTTTTTTGCCAGCGGGGGCACCGACACGGTTGAAAGCAGTATCACCTATACGCTAGGTCTGTTTATCGAAAACCTTACTCTTACCGGAGCTGCCGCGATCAATGGTACAGGTAATGGGAATAACAACATCATCATCGGCAACCGCGCAAACAACACACTTTCCGGCCAGGAAGGAAATGACTGGCTCAATGGCGGCGGCGGCAATGACACACTCAGCGGTGGCCTTGGCGACGACACTCTCAACGGTGGGACTGGGCAGGACACTGCTTCGTACAGTACGGCGACGGCTGGCGTCGTGGTCAACCTTAATAACGGAGCGGCGCAGAACACAGGGGCAGCCGGCATCGATACGCTCGTGCTCGGGACGATAGAGAACCTTATTGGCTCAAACTTCAACGATAGCCTTGTAGGCGATGCCGCCAACAACGTGCTTTCCGGCTTGGCGGGCAATGATACACTCAATGGTGGTAGCGGGAACGATACGCTGATCGGAGGGCTCGGCAGAGACTTGCTGAACGGCGGTGTGGGGAACGATCTTTTTGATTACAATGCGGTCGGCGATAGTCCAGGCGGTGCAGGTAGGGATGTCATCACCGGGTTTATAGGCAACGGCACGCTCGCGGGCGACCAGATCGATCTGCGCGATATCGATGCCAATACCACTTTGCTCGCCATCGGCAACCAGGCCTTTACCTACATCGGTGGCACAACATTTACGGCGGCTGGACAGCTCCGGTATGCCGGGGGGGGCCTGCAGGGCAACACGGATGCGAATTTGGCAACGGTCGAAATCGAGATTCAGCTCGTCGGTGCTCCGGCGCTCTCTATTGGAGGGATGGGTACCGACATCCTATTGTAGAGAGTGTGCCCCTGTGCTGACGCGATTGCTTGCCGTTGAAGAGAAGAACGCGGAAGCCAAGTTTAAGGATGGGGTGCTGAACCTCCATCTGGCGAAGTCGGAGCAAGCCAAATCAAAGGCCATTGAAGTGGATGTGGCGTAAACTAGTTGAAAGAGGTTCTTCCGCAGTAACGGCCCGCCTCCTCAGGCGGGCCGTTTTCGTTTTACCTCTCAATGACGTCATCCTCGTCGAAAAGACGCGGTTCCCTGATTTGCTGTGGGAACCCCCCGTCTCTTCGGATGTGCTGTCGTTGGGAGTAACCGGAACAGTTGCCCGTTGGCTGTCCTCATCGCTCGGTAGTCTGTCCCTCATGAACAACGTGGGTCGGAACCGGCACAGGCGTTGTTGACTAAGGTCACGATATTCGAGCTCGTGAACGGACTCGCTCCCTGCTGCTTGATCGAGGTATCGATATAGGCCCAACTGGTCACTCCGATCACGATGTTGGGAGTGGCATAGATGCCTACTCTCTCGCTGCTCACCGGCTGAATTCCAAAATTGTTGAGCCATGGTCCACCGCTTGATCCGCCTGTCATCAGTGACCCAATGATCATGTTGCTCATGAGTGTGGCCGATGCGACAAACCCCTGTGAGTCAGTCCTCTGCATCAAGAGTCCTCCATCAAGTGCGACGGGGTAGCCGAGTTGAGTCACTTGCGTGAGGCCCCGCCCAGTGACTCCCCACTGGTTCCACCTGTAGCCATACCACCCAGTACAAGTGCCAGGATAGGTGGGATTCGTCTGAGGAGCCAATTCGATGACAGCGACGTCATCCTTACAGACCACACCGGGAGCAGTAGGGGCACATTGAGTCGCCGCACCGTTGAAGTATCCAGTTGGGACCCATACCCGTGATGCCGTCCATACGCGGTAGGGAGCTTGTCCCTGCCGATACCCCGGGACAAATTTAAAGTTCGTAAATAGTTTCTTCGTTCCATAGTCGGTGACACAGTGAGCCGCTGTGACGACAAGGCCTCGTTTGATCAGTGAGCCGGAACACACAAATGTGTCGGAGCCGATCGTAAAGAACAGTCTGCCGGTTGCCCGATACGGATACATCGTATTCGTCGGAGTCGGAACTTTCGTCGGACCCGAGGCGAGATCTGCGCGAGCCGTACTGAAGGGATGATTGGACAGGCCGAATTGCTGGGATTGGAATTCAGGCCCTTCCTGCATATCAAGTGCGATCAGCGGCACTCCAAGTTCAACCGGATCAGTGGTTCCATCACCTTCGAAACCCGCTGTTTCGCCGGCATCGACATCAGCGGAGGTTTGAGCGGAGGATTGGAGTTGATTGACGAGATTGTGAATGAAATCCTGTCCGGCCTGTGCAGAGACGCTCATGGGAGCTTTGGGGATGGCATGTACCCTGGCTGTGACAAAGTCGACCGTCTGGTTAGTTCCTGGAGTGACCTGCACCCCTGTCACGCCTCCTTTGTTGATGATTTCTTGCGCCTGTACGGACGTTGCCACGATGGTCAGGACGCATCCACCTATCGTGAGCAATCGTATGATAGAAGAAAATCCGTGCTTCATCTGCTCCTCCTTCTTGTAAGGTGCCAGTATCATGTGTGTAGTCGTTCCACACCTGTTGCCGCACGTTGGGCTACATCATCTCGTTTCAATGACTCGTTCTGGGAGATCGTGCATGACGCACCTCCCCTCGCATAGATCTCCGTCTCATGTAAGGATCTTTCTATGACCAGGCAATCCGTATCGGGATGCAGTGGGTTGGACAAGGATGGAAGGGGTATTGTCGTTTACAGCGAGAGTCGTGTGTGTGAGTAGGCAGTCTCTCGTGGCAAGCCCGATGACGTGATAGGAGATGACGAATGGGCGCATTGGTTCTGATCATGATTCTGCGTAATTTCAACAGTGTAAATGTTTTCGACTGGCGAAGGAAGCCCCTTGGAGCGCTGCAGGTATTGAGTGGGTAGGAGGGCGCGATGCGCGTAGAGTAATTGAGTGAACGGCAAGGGCGATGGTGCCGGTTGCGTGGGTGGGGGATAGATCGTGGTGCGAGGTTATTATTGTGGGTTGAGAGACTTGTGTCTTGGCTCACCACCGCTTGAAATCCGTCACGCGGCAATGACGTTGCTGTGAGGCGGTCCGCTTAGCTCGTTGGGTCTTAATATTTGCATCTCACACAGGTGTTCTGCTTCATTCGTTAGAATGTCATACAGGAATGTGATGGTCGGAGTTGCTCAACGAGTTTTACTCGGTCTGTGTGCCCTGGTTCTCTGTCCTCTGTGGGCACCTGCCGAGGTGATGGATTCAGCGGATCCTCTTATTGTGGCGGTCGGTGATATCGCGTGCCCGCCGTCTGACAAAGGACCCTTGCACGAGTTCACTCTGGTCGAGGTCTGTCGACAGATGGAGACTTCTGAATTGGCGTTGCAGATCGATGGTTTGACTGCCGTCCTTACATTGGGAGACAATCAATATCCCACAGGTGCTCTTGGAGACTTTCAAAGTTCGTATGATCGTTCGTGGGGTCGATTGAAGTCGATGACCCATCCGAGCATTGGGAACCACGAAGGACTTGGCGAGGGCTATTACACGTACTTTGGAGCGGCAGCAGGACCACGTGAGCACGGGTATTACAGTTTCGATATCGGAGCATGGCATGTGATTGCCTTGAACAGCAACAGCGAATGCCGGATGGTGGCTTGTGATTCAACGTCAGCCCAGCTCGCATGGCTTCGCGAAGATTTAGCGACACATCCATCCCTCTGCACGTTGGCCTATTGGCATCATCCACGATTTTCGTCCGGTCGGCACCAAAATAACAAGGTGATGAGCGCGATCTGGGAGGCGCTCTACGCTGCGGGCGTTGATCTTGCGCTCTCCGGCCATGATCACGACTATGAACGGTTCGCGCCATTGGATGCAGACGGCCGAGTCGATGCGCTCGGGGGGATCCGCTCGTTCATCGTCGGGACTGGTGGTGCAAGACATACTGAGTTCGGCATCATCAAGAACGGGAGTCAGGTGAGAAACAGCGATACCTTCGGCGTTCTCAAACTGATTCTTCATCCGACCAGCTACGAATGGGAATTTGTGCCTGAGGCTGGGAAAACCTTCACCGATAAGGGGAAAGGCCGCTGTCACTAGCCTACAGTGTTTATGGTCGTTCATCACCATTCGACAACCCTCCTCTCAGTTTGCTGAAGCTCTCAGGATCCCGAGCCTCGTCGAGTCTTTGGCTCCAGCGGATCTTGTGAATCGCTTTGGTCAGCGGCTTCAAGTTTCAGGCCCGCGTATCTTGAAGCGTTGAACATGAAACCTGGAACTCACGATCGCAGAAACAAACGACGACTATCCTTGAAGCAAGATGTTCCTTAGTGATGCGGGTAGGCCATTCGGCGTAAAGATCATACCGGTCCAATCAGATCTACCTGCCAGAGACATTCAACTGGATTGCGTTGCTGGTGGAATCAAGTAGAGTGCCTTCCGTGTCATGCGACACACTCGAGCATGCCAGAGGTGGGGTGTCATCTGAGTCGAGAAGTCGCTACGAGAAAGGAGGGTGGTTCTCCATAAGACGATCGAGCTTGTTCACACAGCGGGTATGTGTGAGGAGGTGACGATGAAAATTTTCTGCTACGTGTTGATGACGGTCGGCATGATGCTGGCGCTCGGAGGGGTCGTCGCGGTGTTCAACTTTGACCAGCCTTCAGATATGTTTTCGTTGGTCTGGTGGATGATCGTCGGTGGATGGTCGCTTGTCTTGACCGGGATGGGCGTCGATATCCTGCAGTTGTTTACGGGCGTGAGACGCGAACCTGTGTATACCTTTCATCCCGAGGCTGAGAAAGTAAATGGAGTTGAGGAAAAAGTTACTTGAGTGTGAGGGGTGCAGAGGCGAACCAAACCTGATCTCGTCACTCGTACAAGGTGTCCAAATAGATGGCGTAGACTCGCCTCATGAATCAGACGTTCCCGATTTTTAGCCTTCCGCTCCTGCCGTTTTCACTTCAGCAGTTGTTCTCCGTGCGAGACCTCATCCACGTATGGGCGAGGAGAAAATCGTAAATTGGAAGCGCTACCTCCCAACGAGTGAACAGCATTTCTACGCTGTCGATCATCCAACTCCGATGAGAGGGAATATCGAGTGCTGTACGAGCACCTTCCGGCTGACGTATCAGCGGTCAGCGGGCTGTCCATGCTCTTGTGAAAGGTGGCGTGCAGAGTTTATCATGACGCCCGCAAGGAGTTGGAACCTCTTACAGATGGAGTACTGTGCATGAAAAAAGATCAGAATGCCCTGTCGACACCGACTCGCATTGAACGAGACACCATGGGGGAACTGGCTGTTCCTGCCGACGCGTATTACGGAGTGCAGACCGCCCGTGCCATTGAGAATTTTCCGATCAGCCCGCTTCGGATGCCGCGTTCGGTGATTCGGGCGATGGGCATGATTAAACGAGCGGCTGCGACGGTGAATCATTCCCTTGGGTTGCTGGACAAGAAACCAGCAGAGGCCATTAAACGGGCGGCTACCGAAGTGGTCGAGGGCAAGCTGGATGCCGAGTTTCCCGTGGATATTTTCCAGACAGGGTCAGGGACTTCCACGAATATGAATACGAACGAGGTCATCTCCAACCGTGCCACGGAACTGCTCGGTGGGGCACGAGGCAGCAAGCTCGTGCATCCGAATGACCATGTCAACTTGGGCCAGTCAAGCAACGACGTGATTCCCACGGCCATTCATATCGCCGCGTCCGAGATGATGCAGCAGCAACTCCTGCCGGCGTTGACTCGCCTTCACAAGGTCTTGAAGGCCAAAGCCAAGGAGTTCGACACGATCGTCAAGATCGGACGTACGCACCTGCAAGACGCGACGCCGGTTCGATTGGGGCAAGAATTCGGCGGCTATGCTCGTCAGATCGAGCTTGGGATTGAACGGGTGAAACAAGCGCAGCACGCGTTGAGCGAGGTGGCCTTAGGTGGAACTGCTGTGGGGACGGGGCTGAACTGCCATCCGAAGTTTTCTGCCAAGGTGATGGCAATTATTTCGAAAGAGACCGGCTGTTCGTTCAAAGAAGCCAAGAATCATTTTGAAGCGCAGTCGGCTCAAGACTCGCTCGTTGAGGCGAGCGGGCAGTTACGCGTGGTTGCGGTGAGTCTGATGAAGATTGCCAACGACATTCGTTGGCTGGGGTCCGGTCCTCGTTGTGGACTCGGTGAAATCAATCTACCGGAGACGCAACCGGGATCGTCCATCATGCCGGGCAAGGTCAATCCGGTCATTGCCGAGTCCGTGACGATGGTCTGTGCCCAAGTCATTGGAAACGATGTCACGGTGACGGTCGGTGGGCAGGCCGCTAATTTTGAACTGATCGTGATGATGCCGGTGATGGCCTATAACCTGCTTCAGTCTATCGAACTGCTTGCCACGGCATCGAGTAATTTTTCGGCGAAATGTGTCGAAGGCATCAAAGCGAATGAAGAACGCTGCAAGAGCCTCATCGAGGAAAGTCTGGCCATGTGCACGGCGCTGGCGCCGGAGATCGGGTATGAAGCTGCGGCCAAACTGGCCAAGGACGCGTATAAGTCCGGGAAGACCGTGCGGCAGGTGGCGAAGGAGCAGAAGGTGTTGGCAGAGAAGCGTCTTGCGGAACTCCTCGATCCGTGGCGCATGACGGAGCCAGGCGGGCCGGTGGGCAGTGCGGGTGGGTAACGGTGGCGTGCGGAACTTCTCGATCCATGCTGCGGGGCTGAATCAGGCGGGTCGTGGAATCAGAGAGCAGGTATTGTCTTCCAGCAGCGGATCTGTATACTGAAGGACAATGAATCTACCTTTGTTCCGTTCCTGTTGCACAATAGGGCTTCTCACCTTGTTGCTCGCGGGGACATTCTCCGGCTGTGCCGCCAACGCCCGCCAGTCAGCCGCCTCTGATCGGACGATGATTCCCACGACGGGCACGCGAGGAATGTTGTGCTGTGCTATGGCCAAAGGGATGCCAGGGCAGACGGCACTGGCTAAAACGGCCGTGCGTTTTGTCGGACAGTCTCGAATTCAGATCGGTGGCCGAAATTATAATCCCGATTGTTCTGGGTTTGTGCGAGGGGTGTATGCCTCACAGCGGGTCGATCTCTATAGTGGATTAGGAGAGCTGGATGGAGGAAACGGGGTAGGGCGCATCTACACCCATGTGGTCGAACATGGTCGGATTCATTACGGCCCGACCATTCATCCGGGAGACTTGGTCTTTTTTCATAACACCTGGGATTTCAACGGAGACGGCGTACCCAATGATCCGCTCACGCATATCGGCGTGGTGGAGAAGGTCGAGCCCGATGGAACCGTGCTCTTCGTCAGTTCACTATCACGGGGGATTGAGCGGTATCGCATGAATCTTCGATATCCCGATATCCACAAAACGACCGATGGTCGAGTGTTCAACGATTTTCTCCGCCGCAAGCGGTTTGGTGACGGCATGGGGACCCATTACCTGGCTGGGCAGTTATTTGCCGCGTTCGGAACTCTTTCGCACTAGCCCATGGATCGTTCTCCTGTCTTGTTCTGTCCTCCTGAACGTGAATCGTTCTTCCTTTTACAGTGACGTCCTCTTCTTCACCTCTCAGAGAGCGCGGGTAGATCACGCGTTCGGAAAGATAGGCGTTTGATGCCGATGACGACTGAAACGACTGAAACAATTCAAATCGCATCCGATGTCCTGCAGCGCAAGATTGTTCCGCTCATCGCCAAGGAACTCGGTGTCGGCGGTCCACGAGTAGCTGCTGCGGTGGCATTACTCGATGAAGGAGCGACGGTTCCCTTTATTGCGCGGTATCGGAAAGAGGCGACAGGGAATCTGGACGATACGCAACTCCGGACGTTGGAAGAGCGCCTGCGCTATCTGCGTGAGCTGGAGGAGCGGCGCGCGGCCGTGTTGGCTTCCATTGAGGAGCAAGGGAAGCTTACGGACGCCTTACGCACGGCGATCGAGGCGGCTACGACCAAACAGGCCGTCGAAGACCTCTATCTTCCATTTAAACCGAAACGACGCACACGCGCGCAGATCGCGCGTGAAGCAGGGCTGGAGCCATTGGCAGATGGCCTGTTGGCCGATCCTCTGTTGGTTCCCGAGCAGGAGGCACTCAAGTACATCCGCGTGGTGCCGGCTTCGGACGGAGTAGAGGCCGTCAATGTGCCGGATGTCAAATCCGCACTCGAAGGAGCTCGGGACATCTTGATGGAACGGTTTGCGGAAACCGCCGATCTTCTCGCCGCGATACGAACACGTTTGTGGAACGAGGGCATTTTGACCTCCACGGTGATGAAGGACAAAGAAACAGCTGAAGAGGAAAAGTTCCGTGACTACTATGCCTATTCGGAACCGATCAAGGCCATTCCTTCGCATCGAGCATTGGCACTGTTCCGGGGTCGCACCCTCGGGGTGTTAAAGCTTGAGCTGGGTTTGGGAGAGGGGCTTGACGCAATGGTCCCACATCCCTGTGTCGCCATGATTGCGGCTCATGCCGGAATTGCCGATCGAGGTCGACCGGCGGATAAGTGGTTGGCCGCCGTCTGTGAGTGGACGTGGCGTGTGAAAATGCATCTGACCATCAGTGCGGAGCTGCTCGTGCAATTGCGGGAAGCTGCTGAGGCAGAGGCGATCAGAATTTTTGCAAAAAACCTCCATGAGTTGTTGTTGGCGGCTCCGGCCGGGCCCAAGGCCATCCTCGGTTTGGACCCTGGTATACGCACCGGGTGTAAAGTGGCGGTCGTTGATGCCACGGGAAAGTTGTTGGGCACAGAGACGATCTATCCTCATCAACCACGTAACGATTGGCAGGGAGCATTGGAGGTCTTAGTTCGGCTAATTGTGCGTCATGGTGTGGAATTGCTGGCGATCGGCAACGGCACTGCAAGTCGGGAAACGGACAAGTTGGCCGGGGAGGCAATCAAACTGGTCACAGCTCAAAAGCCTGAATACAAGTTCGCCAAAATCGTGGTGAGCGAAGCAGGGGCATCAGTCTACTCGGCTTCGGCCTTTGCGGCGGCGGAGTTCCCTGAGTTGGATGTCAGCTTGCGAGGGGCCGTGTCCATCGCGAGACGGTTACAGGATCCGCTCGCGGAGCTGGTAAAGATCGAGCCGAAAGCCATCGGAGTCGGCCAATATCAGCATGACGTGGATCAGAAGGCGTTGGCGAGATCGCTTGATGCTACGGTCGAAGATTGTGTCAATGCTGTGGGAGTGAACGTGAATACGGCATCGGTCCCGTTACTGGAACGGGTGTCGGGTCTCAATAAGGCGTTAGCTCGAAATATCGTGGACTATCGCAATGCGAACGGACCATTTCCCAATCGGGCGACGATCCGCAAGGTTCCTCGGCTTGGTGACAAGACGTTTGAGCAAGCGGCAGGCTTCCTGCGCATCCCGGACGGTGACAATCCGTTGGACTGTTCCGCTGTTCATCCGGAGGCCTATCCGGTGGTTGAACGGATTCTGAGCAAGTTAGGAACGGGGATTGCCGAGGTGATGGGCCGGCCAGCCGTTTTGAAGGAGGTATCGGCTGCTGATTTTACCGATGAGAAGTTTGGGCTGCCGACGGTACAAGATATTTTTAGTGAACTCGAAAAACCGGGCCGCGATCCTCGGCCTGAATTCAAGACGGCGACGTTCCGTGACGGGGTCGAATCGGTGAGTGACTTGCTGTCGGGTATGGTGCTCGAGGGGGTGGTCACGAATGTGGCAGCCTTCGGAGCCTTTGTCGACATCGGGGTGCATCAGGATGGGCTGGTGCATGTGTCCGCACTGGCCAATCGATTCATCAAGGATCCGCATGAGGTGGTGAAGCCGGGACAGGTGGTCAAGGTGAAGGTGATCGACGTCGA
This window contains:
- a CDS encoding trypsin-like serine protease, with the translated sequence MKHGFSSIIRLLTIGGCVLTIVATSVQAQEIINKGGVTGVQVTPGTNQTVDFVTARVHAIPKAPMSVSAQAGQDFIHNLVNQLQSSAQTSADVDAGETAGFEGDGTTDPVELGVPLIALDMQEGPEFQSQQFGLSNHPFSTARADLASGPTKVPTPTNTMYPYRATGRLFFTIGSDTFVCSGSLIKRGLVVTAAHCVTDYGTKKLFTNFKFVPGYRQGQAPYRVWTASRVWVPTGYFNGAATQCAPTAPGVVCKDDVAVIELAPQTNPTYPGTCTGWYGYRWNQWGVTGRGLTQVTQLGYPVALDGGLLMQRTDSQGFVASATLMSNMIIGSLMTGGSSGGPWLNNFGIQPVSSERVGIYATPNIVIGVTSWAYIDTSIKQQGASPFTSSNIVTLVNNACAGSDPRCS
- a CDS encoding C40 family peptidase, whose translation is MNLPLFRSCCTIGLLTLLLAGTFSGCAANARQSAASDRTMIPTTGTRGMLCCAMAKGMPGQTALAKTAVRFVGQSRIQIGGRNYNPDCSGFVRGVYASQRVDLYSGLGELDGGNGVGRIYTHVVEHGRIHYGPTIHPGDLVFFHNTWDFNGDGVPNDPLTHIGVVEKVEPDGTVLFVSSLSRGIERYRMNLRYPDIHKTTDGRVFNDFLRRKRFGDGMGTHYLAGQLFAAFGTLSH
- a CDS encoding class II fumarate hydratase, which gives rise to MKKDQNALSTPTRIERDTMGELAVPADAYYGVQTARAIENFPISPLRMPRSVIRAMGMIKRAAATVNHSLGLLDKKPAEAIKRAATEVVEGKLDAEFPVDIFQTGSGTSTNMNTNEVISNRATELLGGARGSKLVHPNDHVNLGQSSNDVIPTAIHIAASEMMQQQLLPALTRLHKVLKAKAKEFDTIVKIGRTHLQDATPVRLGQEFGGYARQIELGIERVKQAQHALSEVALGGTAVGTGLNCHPKFSAKVMAIISKETGCSFKEAKNHFEAQSAQDSLVEASGQLRVVAVSLMKIANDIRWLGSGPRCGLGEINLPETQPGSSIMPGKVNPVIAESVTMVCAQVIGNDVTVTVGGQAANFELIVMMPVMAYNLLQSIELLATASSNFSAKCVEGIKANEERCKSLIEESLAMCTALAPEIGYEAAAKLAKDAYKSGKTVRQVAKEQKVLAEKRLAELLDPWRMTEPGGPVGSAGG
- a CDS encoding RNA-binding transcriptional accessory protein, whose amino-acid sequence is MTTETTETIQIASDVLQRKIVPLIAKELGVGGPRVAAAVALLDEGATVPFIARYRKEATGNLDDTQLRTLEERLRYLRELEERRAAVLASIEEQGKLTDALRTAIEAATTKQAVEDLYLPFKPKRRTRAQIAREAGLEPLADGLLADPLLVPEQEALKYIRVVPASDGVEAVNVPDVKSALEGARDILMERFAETADLLAAIRTRLWNEGILTSTVMKDKETAEEEKFRDYYAYSEPIKAIPSHRALALFRGRTLGVLKLELGLGEGLDAMVPHPCVAMIAAHAGIADRGRPADKWLAAVCEWTWRVKMHLTISAELLVQLREAAEAEAIRIFAKNLHELLLAAPAGPKAILGLDPGIRTGCKVAVVDATGKLLGTETIYPHQPRNDWQGALEVLVRLIVRHGVELLAIGNGTASRETDKLAGEAIKLVTAQKPEYKFAKIVVSEAGASVYSASAFAAAEFPELDVSLRGAVSIARRLQDPLAELVKIEPKAIGVGQYQHDVDQKALARSLDATVEDCVNAVGVNVNTASVPLLERVSGLNKALARNIVDYRNANGPFPNRATIRKVPRLGDKTFEQAAGFLRIPDGDNPLDCSAVHPEAYPVVERILSKLGTGIAEVMGRPAVLKEVSAADFTDEKFGLPTVQDIFSELEKPGRDPRPEFKTATFRDGVESVSDLLSGMVLEGVVTNVAAFGAFVDIGVHQDGLVHVSALANRFIKDPHEVVKPGQVVKVKVIDVDLKRQRIALTMRLDDAASRPAVPAQSGTNAAGAQRGRGLSAASQPGQPSQPLSAMALALAKARQKA
- a CDS encoding metallophosphoesterase produces the protein MSYRNVMVGVAQRVLLGLCALVLCPLWAPAEVMDSADPLIVAVGDIACPPSDKGPLHEFTLVEVCRQMETSELALQIDGLTAVLTLGDNQYPTGALGDFQSSYDRSWGRLKSMTHPSIGNHEGLGEGYYTYFGAAAGPREHGYYSFDIGAWHVIALNSNSECRMVACDSTSAQLAWLREDLATHPSLCTLAYWHHPRFSSGRHQNNKVMSAIWEALYAAGVDLALSGHDHDYERFAPLDADGRVDALGGIRSFIVGTGGARHTEFGIIKNGSQVRNSDTFGVLKLILHPTSYEWEFVPEAGKTFTDKGKGRCH